In Balaenoptera acutorostrata chromosome 19, mBalAcu1.1, whole genome shotgun sequence, the following proteins share a genomic window:
- the LOC103010090 gene encoding LOW QUALITY PROTEIN: beta-1,4-galactosyltransferase 4-like (The sequence of the model RefSeq protein was modified relative to this genomic sequence to represent the inferred CDS: inserted 2 bases in 1 codon): MSFNVTFHLSYKFRLLLLFTLCLTVVGWATSNYFVGVIQEIPKAKDLMASLNKGVVLGKKGTVIEEASVKKANLDNCPSVSPHLNLTLEEVQAENPKVHRGQYHPEECRALQRVAILILHWHREKHLLYLLEHLHPFMQRQQLAYGIYVIHQAGSKKFNHAKLLNVGYLEALKDESWDCFIFHDVDLVPENDLNLYKCEDQPRHLVVGRNSTGCRLRYNGYFGGVTALSREQFFXRVELLRMKITRPLPEVGKYTVISHKRDQGNEVNIERMKLLHQVSRVWRTDGLSSCDYKLFSVDYNPLYVNITVDFWSGP; this comes from the exons ATGAGCTTCAACGTGACTTTCCACCTTTCCTACAAATTCCGATTACTGTTGCTTTTTACTTTATGCCTGACGGTGGTTGGGTGGGCCACCAGTAACTACTTTGTGGGTGTTATTCAAGAGATTCCTAAAGCAAAGGATCTCATGGCTAGTTTGAACAAGGGTGTAGTTTTGGGGAAGAAAGGAACTGTGATAGAGGAAGCCTCTGTGAAAAAAGCAAACCTTGACAACTGCCCTTCTGTGTCTCCACACCTCAATCTCACTCTGGAAGAAGTACAGGCAGAAAACCCCAAGGTGCACAGAGGCCAGTATCATCCTGAGGAATGCAGGGCGTTGCAGCGGGTCGCCATCCTCATCCTTCACTGGCACAGAGAGAAGCACCTGCTGTACCTGCTAGAACACCTTCACCCCTTCATGCAGAGGCAGCAGCTGGCGTATGGCATCTACGTCATCCACCAGGCCGGAAGTAAAAAGTTTAATCACGCCAAACTCCTGAACGTAGGCTATCTAGAAGCTCTCAAGGATGAAAGTTGGGACTGCTTCATATTCCATGATGTGGACCTGGTGCCTGAGAACGATTTGAACCTTTACAAGTGTGAGGATCAGCCCAGGCATCTGGTGGTTGGCAGGAACAGCACTGGGTGCAGGTTACGTTACAATGGATATTTTGGGGGTGTTACTGCCTTAAGCCGAGAGCAATTTTT AAGAGTAGAGCTTCTTAGAATGAAAATAACCCGGCCACTGCCTGAAGTGGGTAAATATACTGTGATCTCCCACAAGAGAGACCAAGGCAATGAGGTGAATATAGAACGGATGAAACTCTTACATCAGGTGTCACGTGTCTGGAGAACAGATGGGTTGAGCAGTTGTGATTATAAATTATTCTCTGTGGATTATAACCCTTTATATGTCAACATCACAGTGGATTTCTGGTCTGGCCCATGA